ACCAGGAGCAGCCCCGTATGCGGGGTGAGGGGCCGCCAGTCGGCCAGTGCGAAGGGCAGGCCGAACAGCAGCCCGAAGGCGCAGAAGGAGAGGAAGACGGTGGCCGCGTCCGTGTGGTGGCGCAGGGCACGCATGGCCACCACGGCCGCGCCGCTGAAGACGGCGGACAGCATGCCCGCCCACGCGCCCACTCCAAAGGAGAGCGCCGGCGTCTCCATCGAGGTGCCCCAGATGACGAGCCCCGCGCCCACCGTGGCGGCGATGAGCCCGCCCAGCAGGTGTCCGCTGACGCGCTCGTTCAGGAAGAAGAAGCCGAGCACGGATCCATAGATGGGCCAGCACGCGTTGAGCAGCACGGCGGGCCCCACGGCGAGCCGATCGATGCAGACGAAGTAGAGGTAGACGGAGGCCCCACCGAAGATGCCGCGCATGGCCCACAGACTGAAGCTGCCGAAGCGGGGCTTGCGGCGCAGGAGGGGGAAGTAGCCAGCCAGGAACACCAGGCCCACGGCGAACCGGCCGCACACCACCTGGCCCACGGACAGCTGGCCCGAGAGCATCCGGGCGAACAGCGCCATCAGCGCGAACATCAGACTGGCGAGCAGCAGCAGCGGCATGCCCCGCCAGCGCTCGGGGAGGATGAAGCCCTTCATCGAAGTGGGCGGCACCGTAATGCAGAACGGCCCGGCACCCCAGCACCCCTTGTAAGGGCGGCCTGCCTGGCCCCTCGGGGTGGAAATCACCTTGAAATCCAGGATGTTCAGGAACACTCACGCCACAAAGGGCAGAAAGTCCGCTACCGGAACGCCCTTTCAGTGCTAGACCGCGCGCCCATTATGTCCGAGCCCGACGTCATCACCATTCGCGGAGCCAAGGAGCACAACCTCAAGAACGTCTCGCTGGAGATCCCGAAGAAGAAGCTCGTGGTCTTCACCGGGGTGTCCGGTTCGGGGAAGAGCTCGTTGGCGTTCGATACCCTCTACGCCGAGGGCCAGCGTCGCTACGTGGAGAGCCTCTCGGCCTATGCCCGGCAGTTCCTGGGGCAGATGGAGAAGCCCAAGTACGACACGCTGAGGGGACTGTCTCCCACCATCTCCATCGAGCAGAAGGCGGCCAGCAACAACCCGCGCTCGACGGTAGGCACCGTCACCGAGGTGCATGACTACCTGCGCGTGCTCTACGCCTCGGTGGGCGTGCAGCACTGCCCCAACTGCGGGCGCAAGGTGGGCAAGCAGAGCGCGCAGCAGATCGTCGACGAGATCCTCAAGGCCCCGGCCGGCTCCAAGGTGCAGCTGCTGGCGCCGCTGGTGATCAACCGCAAGGGCGAGCACAAGGATCTGCTCACCGAGGCGCAGAAGAAAGGATTCTCCCGCGCGCGCATCGACGGGAAGCTGAAGAACCTCGAGGAGAAGATCGAGCTGGACAAGAAGTCCAAGCACGACATCGCGCTGATCATCGATCGCCTGGTGCTGAAGGCGGACCTGCGCAACCGGCTGACGGACTCGGTGGAGACGGCGCTGCGCGAGGGCAAGGGCACGCTGATCGTCACCGAGGATCCGGAGACGCTCAGCGCGGACCGGGTGATGAGCGAGCTGAACGCGTGCCACGCCTGCGGCCTGTCGTTCGGCGAGCTGACGCCGGCCTCGTTCTCCTTCAACAACCCGCTGGGCATGTGCACGGACTGCAACGGCCTGGGGACGAAGGCGGAGATGGACCCGGACCGCATCGTCCCGGATCCGGGGCGGAGCGTGCGGGACGGGGCCATCGAGCCGTGGGCCAGCGGGATGAACAAGGGCGAGGGCTGGACGGCGGACTTCGTGGAGAGCCTGGCCAAGGCGTTCAAGATCGACCTGGACGTGCCCTACGGGAAGCTGTCCGAGCGGGAGAAGAAGACGCTGATGTACGGCTCGGACGGGAAGACGTTCACCGTCGAGTGGGGCGAGGGCGGCAAGTACAAGATGGAGTGGGAGGGGCTGGTCCACAAGCTGATGCGCAGCTTCAAGACGACCACCTCCGAGTCCATGCGGACGTACTACCAGAAGTTCTTCAGCGACAAGCCGTGCCCCACGTGCAAGGGCGATCGCCTGAAGCCGGAGAGCCGTGCGGTGAAGGTGCACGGGAACTCGCTGGTGGAGCTGAGCAAGCAGACCATCTCCGAGGCGCTGCGCTTCCTGTCCGAGCTGAAGCTGTCGGAGAACGAGCGGAAGATCGCCACGGAGCTGCTGAAGGAGATCCGCAGTCGGCTGTCGTTCCTGGTGGACGTGGGGCTGGGGTACCTGAC
Above is a window of Hyalangium gracile DNA encoding:
- a CDS encoding DMT family transporter, producing the protein MKGFILPERWRGMPLLLLASLMFALMALFARMLSGQLSVGQVVCGRFAVGLVFLAGYFPLLRRKPRFGSFSLWAMRGIFGGASVYLYFVCIDRLAVGPAVLLNACWPIYGSVLGFFFLNERVSGHLLGGLIAATVGAGLVIWGTSMETPALSFGVGAWAGMLSAVFSGAAVVAMRALRHHTDAATVFLSFCAFGLLFGLPFALADWRPLTPHTGLLLVGVGLASVAGQMLFTYAMGYVTTAMGGVGSQLTPAFSWVLGALFLAEPVAPLALLGAVVCVVGVLWGTGILGRWGSAAPKPSGRPIP